In Propionimicrobium sp. PCR01-08-3, one DNA window encodes the following:
- a CDS encoding FGGY family carbohydrate kinase, which translates to MFAAVIGIDVGTSSTKGVLSGLNGSVLATATRQHDVQRPHPGHVEMAPDIWWQEFCSLGRELTSAQPEAQVVAVGVSGMGPCVALADEHSAPVRPAILYGVDTRAVDEIAEWTTKLGGDNAIIARCGSILTTQAAGPKIAWIARHEQAVYTRAKRLFMPASWLVWKLTGAYLLDHQSASQCTPMYDIEAQTWYRPWADQIATGIDLPRLAWAGEIAGTVTPAAAEASGLPAGIPVTCGTIDAWAEALSVDAHNVGDLMLMYGTTMFFINTVSEPVRTPALWGTIGALPGTRNVAGGMATSGAITNWLRDLFGSPGFSELVTEADAAGPGAHGLLMLPYFAGERTPLMDPAARGVLAGLTIDHTRGDLYRAALEATGLAVRHNIEAIESAGGRIDRIVAVGGGTKGDVWTQIVSDISGRPQVIPQETIGASYGSAWLAANLIQPIAASEWNPPARVLHPRPENAANYEELNDLYRQLYPATATVAHALARRQEAAGSRPE; encoded by the coding sequence ATGTTTGCAGCAGTAATCGGAATCGATGTCGGCACATCCAGCACCAAGGGCGTGCTGAGCGGTTTGAACGGTTCCGTCCTCGCCACAGCAACACGTCAGCACGACGTTCAGCGTCCGCATCCGGGCCATGTGGAGATGGCTCCCGACATCTGGTGGCAGGAGTTCTGTTCGCTCGGCCGCGAGTTGACCTCGGCCCAGCCCGAAGCCCAAGTGGTCGCCGTCGGAGTGTCCGGAATGGGCCCGTGCGTCGCTCTCGCCGACGAGCACTCGGCGCCGGTTCGACCGGCCATCTTGTATGGGGTCGATACCCGCGCGGTTGACGAGATCGCCGAATGGACGACGAAGCTGGGCGGCGATAATGCCATCATCGCGAGATGCGGTTCGATTCTGACCACCCAGGCCGCCGGCCCGAAGATCGCCTGGATTGCCCGTCACGAGCAGGCTGTGTACACCCGCGCCAAGAGACTGTTCATGCCGGCCAGTTGGCTGGTGTGGAAACTCACCGGTGCCTATCTGCTGGATCACCAATCGGCCTCCCAATGCACCCCGATGTACGACATCGAAGCTCAAACCTGGTACCGCCCCTGGGCAGATCAGATTGCCACCGGTATCGACCTGCCGAGGCTGGCGTGGGCCGGCGAGATTGCCGGTACGGTGACTCCTGCCGCTGCCGAAGCGAGCGGTCTACCGGCGGGGATCCCGGTGACCTGCGGCACGATCGACGCATGGGCCGAGGCTCTGTCGGTGGATGCCCACAACGTTGGTGACCTGATGTTGATGTACGGCACGACGATGTTCTTCATCAACACGGTGAGTGAACCGGTGCGCACACCTGCGCTCTGGGGCACCATCGGGGCCCTGCCCGGCACCCGCAATGTGGCGGGTGGCATGGCGACCTCGGGTGCGATCACCAACTGGTTGCGCGACCTGTTCGGTTCCCCGGGTTTCTCGGAACTGGTGACAGAGGCGGACGCCGCGGGCCCCGGTGCTCACGGTCTGCTGATGCTGCCCTATTTCGCCGGTGAACGAACTCCGCTGATGGATCCGGCCGCACGCGGAGTCCTTGCCGGGCTGACCATCGACCACACACGAGGCGATCTGTATCGTGCGGCTCTGGAGGCAACCGGGCTCGCGGTGCGCCACAACATCGAGGCCATCGAGTCGGCAGGCGGACGCATCGATCGGATCGTGGCCGTGGGAGGGGGCACCAAAGGCGACGTATGGACCCAGATCGTCAGCGATATCAGCGGTCGTCCGCAGGTCATTCCGCAAGAGACCATCGGGGCAAGCTACGGCTCAGCCTGGCTCGCCGCAAACCTGATACAGCCCATCGCTGCCTCCGAGTGGAATCCACCGGCCAGAGTCCTCCACCCCAGGCCCGAGAATGCGGCGAACTACGAGGAGCTCAATGACCTCTATCGGCAGCTCTACCCGGCCACCGCAACGGTCGCGCATGCATTGGCCCGGCGACAGGAGGCCGCCGGCTCGCGTCCCGAATGA